The Deinococcus koreensis genome window below encodes:
- the murJ gene encoding murein biosynthesis integral membrane protein MurJ translates to MTVPPAEPDPAAPPQGPAQPSPLPRRSLRVNTLIVMAGTLGSRLSGIVRQQIINLFDTSLTDAFNVAVKVPNLLRELLAEGALVNSFIPVYKSLDAAERRKLAATFSGVLIAVNLILMALGILAAPWIVGLLTAADSNIDRAVAVYMTQLVMPFLTLISLSAVAMGLLNADEHFRESSFAPVAFNLASIVALLLLPDTATWLAFGWLIGGVAQLLVQLPALRRYGLLPTPALTPHPAVRRVLVQMAPFTLTAGARQILNVYVTRLLTNGAQFPTGTTTGYGNAEALFTTVNGLFVVSPVLAMFPRFSQHAADRDWAAFRALTAQAIRTTTFLAAPMSALLVVLAPWAVSLFNLQRGLGVTTKFEAGAGILTGWALALVPWALVTVLLRTFYARERTREAVVVSALGFVLEVGLYRLLVPPLGFLGFGVSTALSGLLMSGALIVLYRRALGFPGREVATHLLRVVPLSVLAGGVAWLVSRLMPAPGFIVPGVIGLSVAGGAGLAAYLAGALALRVPEVSGVLRRLRR, encoded by the coding sequence GTGACCGTTCCGCCCGCCGAACCCGATCCCGCCGCGCCGCCGCAGGGCCCCGCGCAGCCCTCGCCGCTGCCCCGGCGGTCGCTGCGGGTCAACACCCTGATCGTCATGGCGGGCACGCTGGGCTCGCGGCTCTCGGGCATCGTCCGGCAGCAGATCATCAACCTGTTCGATACTTCGCTCACCGACGCCTTCAACGTGGCGGTCAAGGTGCCCAACCTGCTGCGCGAACTGCTGGCCGAGGGCGCGCTGGTCAACTCGTTCATCCCGGTCTACAAGTCGCTGGACGCGGCCGAACGCCGCAAGCTGGCCGCGACGTTCTCAGGCGTGTTGATCGCGGTCAACCTGATCCTGATGGCGCTGGGCATCCTGGCGGCGCCCTGGATCGTGGGACTGCTGACCGCCGCCGACTCGAATATTGACCGGGCGGTGGCGGTCTATATGACCCAGCTCGTCATGCCCTTCCTGACGCTCATCAGCCTGTCGGCGGTGGCGATGGGCCTGCTGAACGCCGACGAGCACTTCCGGGAAAGCTCCTTCGCCCCGGTCGCCTTCAACCTTGCCAGCATTGTGGCGCTGCTGCTGCTGCCCGACACCGCGACCTGGCTGGCCTTCGGCTGGCTGATCGGCGGGGTCGCGCAGCTACTGGTGCAGCTGCCGGCGCTGCGGAGATACGGCCTGCTGCCCACGCCCGCCCTGACCCCCCACCCGGCAGTGCGGCGCGTGCTGGTGCAGATGGCGCCGTTCACCCTGACCGCCGGCGCGCGGCAGATCCTGAACGTCTACGTGACCCGCCTGCTCACCAACGGCGCGCAGTTTCCCACAGGCACGACCACCGGCTACGGCAACGCCGAGGCGCTGTTCACCACGGTCAACGGCCTGTTCGTGGTCTCGCCGGTGCTGGCGATGTTCCCGCGCTTCTCGCAGCACGCCGCCGACCGCGACTGGGCCGCCTTCCGCGCCCTGACCGCCCAGGCCATCCGCACCACGACCTTCCTGGCCGCGCCCATGAGCGCCCTGCTGGTGGTGCTCGCCCCCTGGGCCGTGAGTCTCTTCAACCTGCAGCGCGGCCTCGGGGTCACTACGAAGTTTGAGGCCGGCGCGGGCATCCTGACCGGCTGGGCGCTGGCCCTGGTGCCCTGGGCGCTCGTCACGGTGCTGCTGCGTACCTTCTATGCCCGTGAACGCACGCGGGAGGCCGTGGTGGTCAGCGCCCTGGGCTTCGTGCTGGAGGTCGGGCTGTACCGCCTGCTGGTGCCGCCGCTGGGCTTCCTGGGCTTCGGTGTCAGCACGGCCCTGAGTGGCCTGCTGATGTCGGGGGCGCTGATCGTGCTCTACCGCCGCGCCCTGGGCTTTCCGGGCCGCGAGGTCGCCACGCACCTGCTGCGGGTGGTGCCCCTCTCGGTGCTGGCGGGGGGGGTGGCCTGGCTGGTCTCGCGCCTGATGCCGGCGCCCGGCTTCATCGTGCCCGGCGTGATCGGCCTGAGCGTGGCGGGCGGCGCGGGGCTCGCGGCCTACCTGGCCGGGGCGCTGGCCCTGAGGGTGCCGGAAGTCTCGGGCGTGCTGCGGCGACTGCGCCGCTGA
- a CDS encoding glycosyltransferase, whose translation MRIGIVTATYLPSRNGVATSTALFARGLRERGHDVRIFAPRHPLMPGHEDGVYRLNSSFAGARALGAPADYPVMLAPGPLLTGRLPLRDLDVLHTMHPFLAGQLALKWGRLAGAPVVYTAHTQYDQYLHYAPMPPSVGRAILRPHISAFARRVDAVLAPGQAMVDMLRAYGYAGAVQLFPNPVDLAAFRAAGGDAFRAEFHVPADAPLVMYLGRLAPEKNLDVMMHAFNVARASRPELRLLVVGDGPSRAQAQARALEGVTFTGPLPYARVPEALSAADVFLTASTSEVLPMSMIEALAAGTPLVAARSPAALDLIREGVNGLIRDATQSALADGLLAALHRDALAGLQARARESAAQYDLGTLAGNLEGVYQAVMGRGRRRPAG comes from the coding sequence GTGCGGATCGGAATCGTTACAGCCACCTACCTGCCCTCGCGCAACGGCGTTGCGACGAGCACAGCGCTGTTCGCCCGCGGTCTGCGCGAGCGCGGCCACGACGTCCGCATCTTCGCCCCCCGCCACCCCCTGATGCCGGGGCACGAGGACGGCGTGTACCGCCTGAATTCCTCGTTCGCCGGCGCCCGCGCGCTGGGCGCCCCGGCCGACTATCCGGTCATGCTGGCGCCGGGGCCGCTCCTGACGGGGAGGCTGCCGCTGCGCGATCTGGACGTGCTGCACACCATGCACCCCTTCCTGGCCGGGCAACTGGCGCTCAAGTGGGGGCGCCTGGCCGGGGCGCCCGTGGTGTACACCGCGCATACCCAGTACGACCAGTACCTGCATTACGCGCCCATGCCCCCTTCCGTGGGCCGCGCCATCCTGCGCCCGCACATCTCCGCCTTCGCGCGGCGGGTGGACGCCGTGCTGGCGCCCGGTCAGGCGATGGTCGACATGCTGCGCGCCTACGGGTACGCGGGGGCAGTGCAGCTCTTCCCGAATCCGGTGGATCTGGCGGCCTTCCGTGCGGCGGGCGGCGACGCCTTCCGGGCCGAGTTCCACGTTCCAGCCGATGCCCCGCTGGTGATGTACCTGGGTCGCCTGGCCCCCGAGAAGAATCTGGACGTGATGATGCACGCCTTCAACGTGGCCCGCGCCAGCCGCCCCGAGCTGCGCCTGCTGGTGGTCGGCGACGGCCCCAGCCGCGCCCAGGCGCAGGCCCGGGCGCTGGAGGGCGTGACGTTTACTGGCCCCCTCCCCTACGCCCGTGTGCCCGAGGCCTTGAGCGCCGCCGACGTCTTCCTGACTGCCAGCACCTCCGAGGTGCTGCCCATGAGCATGATTGAGGCGCTGGCCGCCGGCACCCCCCTGGTCGCCGCCCGCAGCCCCGCCGCGCTCGATCTGATCCGCGAGGGCGTGAACGGCCTGATCCGCGACGCCACCCAGAGCGCCCTGGCCGACGGCCTGCTGGCCGCCCTGCACCGGGACGCGCTGGCCGGCCTGCAAGCCCGCGCCCGCGAGAGCGCCGCGCAGTACGACCTGGGCACCCTCGCCGGAAATCTGGAAGGGGTCTATCAGGCAGTCATGGGGCGGGGGCGCCGCCGCCCGGCCGGCTGA
- the bshB1 gene encoding bacillithiol biosynthesis deacetylase BshB1, translated as MNAAFETVYGAAEPLDWLCLAPHPDDAEIGAGGTLIRLAQAGRAVGILELSRGEKGTQGTPDIRTQECVRSAQLMGLSWRGQLGLIDGEIVDTPKSAHRLAAALRVLRPRVLVVPHFQDRHPDHFGAYHLSKRAVHLAQLQKAYVAGEPHRVSRVLLYQGNADITPTLLVDVEGVQEVWAAAILAHESQFAGAAISETVTPEIVERRRARQSYWGTLGRVRYAEAFEVEDALLVDPAAL; from the coding sequence ATGAATGCTGCTTTCGAGACCGTGTATGGCGCCGCCGAACCGCTGGACTGGCTGTGTCTGGCCCCCCACCCGGACGACGCCGAGATCGGAGCGGGCGGCACGCTGATCCGGCTGGCCCAGGCGGGGCGCGCGGTGGGCATTCTGGAACTGTCGCGCGGTGAGAAGGGCACCCAGGGCACGCCGGACATCCGCACCCAGGAGTGCGTGCGCTCGGCGCAGCTCATGGGGTTGAGCTGGCGGGGGCAACTGGGACTCATCGACGGGGAGATCGTGGACACGCCCAAGTCGGCGCACCGGCTGGCCGCGGCGCTGCGGGTTCTGCGGCCCCGGGTGCTGGTGGTGCCTCACTTCCAGGATCGCCACCCGGATCATTTCGGGGCCTACCATCTCAGCAAGCGCGCCGTGCATCTGGCACAGCTGCAGAAGGCCTACGTGGCCGGCGAGCCGCACCGGGTCTCGCGCGTGCTGCTCTACCAGGGCAACGCGGACATCACGCCCACGCTGCTGGTCGATGTCGAGGGCGTGCAGGAGGTCTGGGCCGCCGCCATCCTGGCCCACGAGAGCCAGTTCGCCGGCGCGGCCATCTCGGAGACGGTGACGCCGGAGATCGTGGAGCGCCGCCGCGCCCGCCAGAGCTACTGGGGCACCCTGGGGCGCGTGCGCTACGCCGAGGCCTTCGAGGTCGAGGACGCCCTGCTGGTCGACCCGGCCGCGCTGTAG
- a CDS encoding thioesterase family protein — protein sequence MRPIPAGFTQTLSVTVTEEMTVDFGELGKVHEVYATYWMARHFEEAGRKIILPFLEDGEGGIGTQVEVIHTASALPGMSVTVTATFVRQEGRRIFASMRAMNALGDEIGTGTSTQMVLPQARIDANFEELRARWVGAQG from the coding sequence ATGCGCCCCATCCCCGCCGGCTTCACCCAGACCCTCAGCGTGACCGTCACCGAGGAGATGACCGTCGATTTCGGCGAGCTGGGCAAGGTGCATGAGGTCTACGCGACCTACTGGATGGCGCGGCACTTCGAGGAAGCCGGGCGCAAGATCATCCTGCCCTTCCTGGAAGACGGCGAGGGCGGCATCGGCACCCAGGTGGAGGTGATCCACACGGCCTCGGCGCTGCCCGGCATGAGCGTGACCGTCACGGCGACCTTCGTACGGCAGGAGGGCCGCCGCATCTTCGCTTCCATGCGGGCGATGAACGCGCTGGGCGACGAGATCGGCACCGGCACGAGCACCCAGATGGTGCTGCCCCAGGCGCGCATCGATGCGAATTTCGAGGAGCTGCGGGCGCGTTGGGTCGGGGCGCAGGGCTAA
- a CDS encoding YihY/virulence factor BrkB family protein, giving the protein MRLTASDLFTLIREAALAFGQDRAPRLAAAIAYYAMFSIAPLLLFAVAIAGRFLSNDAVTEQLFGPGSLVAENLGQGAADFLRGLIPNEASLQQGSVTATVLGFGALFLGATGLFVQLQDALNSLWGADPAPQQGVVNIIRTRVVSFLMIIAIGLLLFVFLALNTYLAAIAQGLGDRIGAGAILVRLGTFVLSTLFLAPVFAGIYKLLPDVKLEWREVWVGGLFTATLFTLGQLLIGIYFGRAAPGSVFGAAATLVLLLLWIYYSAMIFFFGAEVTWVYSQKFGTHAGGAANVAKKRAMAAQGAEISTAPSPQERAAAARASGPVHDSRGRVLGVNVPRLPRVLPAVPRHGEGRLLPSVRGALWNALLAIMAVPAVMVLRVLGLAGGKRRE; this is encoded by the coding sequence ATGAGGCTGACTGCCAGCGACCTGTTCACCCTGATCCGCGAGGCGGCGCTGGCCTTCGGGCAAGACCGTGCGCCGCGGCTGGCGGCGGCCATCGCCTACTACGCCATGTTCAGCATCGCGCCGCTGCTGCTGTTCGCGGTGGCCATCGCCGGGCGCTTCCTGAGCAACGACGCCGTGACCGAGCAGCTGTTCGGCCCCGGCAGCCTGGTCGCGGAGAACCTGGGGCAGGGCGCCGCCGACTTCCTGCGGGGCCTGATTCCGAACGAGGCCTCCTTGCAGCAGGGCAGCGTCACCGCGACCGTGCTGGGCTTCGGGGCGCTGTTCCTGGGGGCCACCGGGCTCTTCGTGCAGCTTCAGGACGCACTGAACAGCCTCTGGGGCGCCGATCCGGCCCCGCAGCAGGGCGTGGTGAACATCATCCGCACGCGCGTCGTGTCGTTCCTGATGATCATCGCCATCGGGCTGCTGCTGTTCGTGTTCCTGGCGCTGAACACCTATCTGGCAGCCATCGCGCAGGGGCTGGGCGACCGGATCGGGGCGGGAGCCATCCTGGTGCGGCTGGGCACCTTCGTCCTGTCCACGCTGTTCCTGGCGCCGGTCTTCGCGGGCATCTACAAACTCCTGCCGGACGTGAAGCTGGAGTGGCGCGAGGTCTGGGTGGGCGGGCTGTTCACCGCCACGCTGTTCACGCTGGGGCAGCTCCTGATCGGCATCTACTTCGGCCGGGCCGCGCCGGGCAGCGTCTTCGGGGCCGCCGCCACGCTGGTGCTGCTGCTGCTGTGGATCTACTACTCGGCCATGATCTTCTTCTTCGGCGCGGAGGTGACCTGGGTGTATTCGCAGAAGTTCGGCACCCACGCGGGCGGCGCCGCCAACGTGGCGAAGAAGCGCGCGATGGCCGCCCAGGGCGCCGAGATCAGCACGGCGCCCAGTCCCCAGGAGCGGGCAGCCGCCGCACGGGCCAGCGGCCCGGTGCACGATTCGCGCGGGCGGGTGCTGGGGGTCAACGTGCCCCGGCTGCCCCGGGTGCTGCCCGCCGTGCCGCGCCACGGCGAGGGCCGGCTGCTGCCCTCAGTGCGCGGCGCCCTCTGGAACGCGCTGCTGGCGATCATGGCCGTGCCCGCCGTGATGGTGCTGCGGGTGCTGGGGCTGGCGGGGGGCAAGCGGCGTGAGTAG
- the hisA gene encoding 1-(5-phosphoribosyl)-5-[(5-phosphoribosylamino)methylideneamino]imidazole-4-carboxamide isomerase, producing MSAPAPSVALPLIIPCVDIQSGRAVRLYEGDPDRETVYFESPLEAARHWVSLGAGLVHLVDLDAATGRGENRGVIAQISRELGVPVEVGGGVRDRAGAEELLRQGVHRVVIGTAAVKSPELVPELIAAHGPERVVVSLDARGLEVATHGWAQGSGVNVAELTPRLADAGLETLIFTDVTRDGTLKGLNRELMRQVRQLWLNTLIVGGGVANTDDVRLLREEGIQGAIVGRAIYEGTLSYPVVLD from the coding sequence ATGAGCGCGCCCGCCCCTTCCGTGGCCCTTCCCCTGATCATCCCCTGCGTGGACATCCAGTCCGGCCGCGCCGTGCGGCTCTACGAGGGCGACCCCGACCGGGAGACCGTGTACTTCGAGTCCCCGCTGGAGGCGGCCCGGCACTGGGTCTCCCTGGGCGCCGGGCTGGTGCATCTGGTCGATCTGGACGCCGCCACCGGCCGGGGCGAGAACCGCGGGGTGATCGCCCAGATCTCCCGCGAGCTGGGCGTGCCGGTCGAGGTCGGCGGCGGCGTCCGTGACCGCGCGGGCGCCGAGGAACTGCTGCGCCAGGGCGTCCACCGGGTCGTGATCGGCACGGCCGCCGTGAAGTCGCCGGAACTGGTGCCTGAACTGATCGCCGCGCACGGCCCGGAGCGCGTGGTGGTGAGTCTGGATGCCCGTGGCCTGGAGGTCGCCACCCACGGCTGGGCGCAGGGCAGCGGCGTGAACGTGGCCGAGCTGACCCCCCGCCTCGCCGACGCCGGCCTCGAAACGCTGATCTTCACCGACGTGACCCGCGACGGCACGTTAAAGGGCCTGAACCGCGAGCTGATGCGTCAGGTACGGCAGCTCTGGCTCAACACCCTGATCGTGGGCGGCGGCGTGGCGAACACGGACGACGTGCGGCTGCTCCGGGAGGAGGGCATCCAGGGCGCCATCGTGGGCCGGGCGATCTACGAGGGCACCCTGAGCTATCCGGTGGTGCTGGACTGA
- a CDS encoding NAD-dependent malic enzyme, translating to MPRTPPVSRYYDVCRDERGQRVIDVQVSGLALLQNPLLNKTTAFTRKERRELGLEGLIPPHVSTFDEQKERTYLRYLKCGSDLEKHEYLRALQDRNEVLFYGVLEDHLEEMLPIIYTPTVGEAVKTYSSNYRYPRGFAVSTEDIGRVEEMLENVSVNDVRMIVATDSSAILGLGDQGFGGMAISIGKLSLYTAAGGVGPDKTLPVELDVGTNRQDLIDDPLYLGVHHRRLSGAEYDEFLDTFVEAVAHRYPKAILQWEDFSRGTAFRVLERYRRVIPSFNDDIQGTGAMALAGLWCACGMKGERLTDQVFVVVGAGAAGIGVARAILQGLLFRGLGAPEAGQHIFVVDRHGLLMHGQPDLEEHQLPFARTPEQLPGWSYAGEYPTLHEVIVNARATALLGFTGVPGLFGQESVQAMLAHTARPIIFPLSNPSSHVEARPADLIEWTQGGAIIASGSPFADVEYAGQRYPVGQGNNAFIFPGLGFGAVTARAREITDAMIMAAALTLADYTRRCHPDHVYPPISELREISVQIAVAVARQAIIDGVCAQRSIRSMNDEALEAAIRERAWLPQYLPLRRAEG from the coding sequence ATGCCCAGAACTCCTCCCGTCTCGCGCTATTACGATGTCTGCCGCGACGAGCGCGGCCAGCGGGTCATTGATGTGCAGGTCAGCGGCCTGGCGCTGCTGCAGAACCCGCTGCTGAACAAGACCACGGCCTTCACCCGCAAGGAACGCCGCGAACTGGGCCTGGAGGGGCTGATCCCGCCGCACGTCAGCACCTTCGACGAGCAGAAGGAGCGCACCTACCTGCGCTACCTGAAATGCGGCTCCGATCTGGAGAAGCACGAATACCTGCGCGCCCTGCAGGATCGCAACGAGGTGCTGTTCTACGGCGTGCTGGAAGACCACCTCGAGGAGATGCTGCCCATCATCTACACACCCACGGTGGGCGAGGCGGTCAAGACCTATTCCAGCAACTACCGCTACCCGCGCGGCTTCGCGGTCAGCACCGAGGACATCGGCCGGGTCGAGGAGATGCTGGAGAACGTATCCGTGAACGACGTGCGGATGATCGTGGCGACCGACTCCAGCGCCATCCTGGGCCTCGGCGACCAGGGCTTCGGCGGCATGGCGATCAGTATCGGCAAGCTGTCGCTGTACACGGCGGCGGGCGGGGTCGGCCCCGACAAGACCCTGCCGGTCGAGCTGGACGTGGGCACCAACCGCCAGGATCTGATCGACGACCCGCTGTACCTGGGCGTCCATCACCGCCGCCTGAGCGGCGCCGAGTACGACGAGTTTCTGGACACCTTCGTCGAGGCGGTCGCCCACCGCTACCCGAAGGCCATCCTGCAGTGGGAGGACTTCTCACGCGGCACCGCCTTCCGGGTGCTGGAGCGCTACCGCCGCGTGATCCCCTCGTTCAACGACGACATCCAGGGCACGGGCGCGATGGCCCTGGCGGGCCTCTGGTGCGCCTGCGGCATGAAGGGGGAACGCCTGACGGATCAGGTGTTCGTCGTGGTGGGCGCGGGGGCGGCCGGTATCGGGGTGGCGCGCGCCATCCTCCAGGGGCTGCTGTTCCGGGGTCTGGGCGCACCGGAGGCGGGCCAGCACATCTTCGTCGTGGATCGCCACGGCCTGCTGATGCACGGCCAGCCCGACCTGGAGGAACATCAGTTGCCCTTCGCCCGCACGCCGGAGCAGTTGCCCGGCTGGAGCTATGCGGGCGAGTATCCCACGCTGCACGAGGTCATCGTGAACGCCCGCGCGACCGCCCTGCTGGGCTTTACGGGCGTGCCGGGGCTGTTCGGGCAGGAGAGCGTGCAGGCCATGCTGGCGCACACCGCGCGGCCCATCATCTTTCCGCTGAGCAACCCCAGCAGCCACGTCGAGGCCCGCCCCGCCGACCTGATCGAGTGGACGCAGGGCGGCGCCATCATCGCCTCGGGCAGCCCGTTTGCCGATGTGGAGTACGCCGGGCAGCGCTACCCGGTCGGGCAGGGCAACAACGCCTTCATCTTTCCGGGCCTGGGCTTCGGCGCCGTGACCGCCCGCGCCCGCGAGATCACCGACGCCATGATCATGGCCGCCGCACTGACGCTGGCCGACTACACCCGCCGCTGCCACCCCGACCACGTCTACCCGCCCATCAGTGAGCTGCGCGAGATCAGCGTGCAGATCGCCGTGGCCGTGGCCCGCCAGGCCATCATCGATGGTGTGTGCGCCCAGCGCTCGATCCGCTCCATGAACGACGAGGCGCTGGAGGCCGCGATCCGCGAGCGCGCGTGGCTGCCGCAGTACCTGCCGCTGCGGAGGGCGGAAGGTTGA
- a CDS encoding TetR/AcrR family transcriptional regulator, with the protein MTSSPRRGRPRKTETPADLAARARRAAAELLGEQGYTATRMVDVARRIGVTPAALYHHYASKEALLVALVEETLSGEYAELQALPISDAPTTLLRLLERQLQRGAARHTALREALRYLPPTAQAQVADFFIQHLYRFVHDTLQRGVQEGTLRSHHTEMAAWSFLSLVGGIGDLPPEVQGAPQATLELFLNGVAPR; encoded by the coding sequence ATGACCAGTTCCCCCCGGCGGGGTCGCCCGCGCAAGACCGAGACGCCCGCCGATCTGGCGGCCCGCGCCCGCCGCGCCGCCGCCGAGCTGCTGGGCGAGCAGGGCTACACGGCGACCCGCATGGTGGACGTGGCCCGCCGGATCGGGGTGACCCCCGCCGCGCTGTACCACCACTACGCCTCCAAGGAGGCCCTGCTGGTGGCGCTGGTCGAGGAAACCCTGAGCGGCGAATACGCGGAGCTGCAGGCCCTGCCAATCAGCGACGCCCCCACGACGCTGCTGCGCCTGCTGGAACGTCAGCTGCAGCGTGGCGCGGCGCGGCACACGGCCCTGCGCGAGGCGCTGCGCTACCTGCCGCCCACCGCCCAGGCCCAGGTCGCCGACTTCTTCATCCAGCACCTCTACCGCTTCGTCCATGACACCCTGCAGCGGGGCGTGCAGGAGGGAACGCTGCGGTCTCACCACACGGAAATGGCCGCCTGGTCGTTCCTGAGCCTCGTGGGCGGGATCGGCGACCTGCCCCCGGAGGTGCAGGGCGCCCCGCAGGCCACGCTGGAACTGTTCCTGAACGGGGTGGCGCCCCGGTAG
- a CDS encoding ParA family protein produces the protein MPSVLSFINLKGGVAKTTTAVQLADTLAFMKQRRVLVLDLDPQTNATLALIGEERWAQADEEGQTLAQLFLDQVNGTQVFDVNRAVIKGASNLNRVPASLIEQLPEGARYGRVDVLPSSIRLIDVQDRMQDIASRSFYAVNPMEVVRKFVAPRFAGYDHVLIDCPPNLGFITQNGLEVSDHYLIPTIPDRLSTYGIGQIAGRIAEIRRARALTIRCLGVVITKYQSSSTQHRQGLARLPGDLERAFAGTGEGAPPILGTILPQTNASAEAMTYDRPTGTYRDKYGGGLVGGQAAYRYGLDLADELEDLLAVPA, from the coding sequence ATGCCCTCCGTTCTCAGTTTCATCAACCTCAAGGGTGGCGTGGCCAAGACCACCACGGCCGTCCAGCTCGCCGACACGCTGGCTTTCATGAAGCAGCGCCGGGTGCTCGTGCTCGACCTCGATCCACAGACCAACGCGACCCTGGCCCTGATCGGCGAGGAGCGCTGGGCGCAGGCCGACGAGGAGGGGCAGACCCTCGCGCAGCTCTTTCTCGATCAGGTGAACGGCACCCAGGTCTTCGACGTGAACCGGGCGGTCATCAAGGGCGCCAGCAACCTCAACCGGGTGCCGGCGAGCCTGATCGAGCAGCTGCCCGAGGGCGCCCGCTACGGCCGGGTGGACGTGCTGCCCAGCTCCATCCGCCTGATCGACGTGCAAGACCGGATGCAGGACATCGCCAGCCGCTCCTTCTACGCGGTCAACCCGATGGAGGTCGTGCGGAAGTTCGTCGCGCCCCGGTTCGCCGGGTACGATCACGTCCTCATCGACTGTCCGCCCAACCTGGGCTTCATCACCCAGAACGGGCTGGAGGTCAGCGACCACTACCTGATCCCGACCATCCCCGACCGGCTCAGCACCTACGGCATCGGGCAGATCGCCGGGCGCATCGCCGAGATCCGCCGGGCCCGCGCGCTGACGATCCGCTGTCTGGGGGTGGTCATCACCAAGTACCAGTCCAGCAGCACCCAGCACCGGCAGGGGCTGGCGCGGCTGCCGGGCGATCTGGAGCGCGCCTTCGCAGGCACCGGCGAGGGCGCCCCGCCCATCCTGGGCACCATCCTGCCGCAGACCAACGCCAGCGCCGAGGCGATGACCTATGACCGGCCGACCGGCACCTACCGCGATAAGTACGGCGGGGGCCTGGTGGGCGGGCAGGCCGCGTACCGCTACGGCCTCGATCTCGCGGACGAACTCGAAGACCTGCTGGCCGTGCCCGCTTGA
- the lpdA gene encoding dihydrolipoyl dehydrogenase produces the protein MDSFDVLVIGGGPAGYVAAIRAAQLGFKTACVDAFERGGKASLGGTCLNVGCIPSKAMLDSSEKYEVMQHDFADHGINVQGASIDLGKMLGRKAGVVDKLTGGVAYLFKKNKITSFFGLGKLVRQDGDGWIVDAAGTEVRAKHVIVATGSSPRELPLAPFGGHVVENSGALEFTQVPQKLGVIGAGVIGVELGSVWRRLGAQVTVLEALPGFLMATDDAVAKEALKQFQKQGLEFHFGVNISKVEQTDSGVSVTYTKKDKEVTAQFDKLIVSIGRVPHTAGLGAENVGLALDERGFVKVDGHYRTNLEGIYAIGDVIGGAMLAHKAEEEGVALAEMLAGQAGHVNYDVIPWVIYTSPEIAWAGLTEKGAREQGLMVKTGQFPFSANGRALGHGDPRGFVKVVADAGTDKLLGVHMVGPNVSELIGEVVAIMEFGGSSEDLARTVHAHPTLSEVVKEAALAADKRALHM, from the coding sequence ATGGATTCCTTCGATGTACTGGTGATTGGCGGCGGCCCCGCAGGCTATGTGGCCGCCATCCGCGCGGCGCAGCTCGGCTTCAAGACCGCCTGCGTGGACGCCTTCGAGCGCGGCGGCAAGGCCAGCCTGGGCGGCACCTGCCTGAACGTGGGCTGCATTCCCAGCAAGGCCATGCTGGACAGCTCCGAGAAGTATGAGGTCATGCAACACGACTTTGCCGACCACGGCATCAACGTACAGGGCGCCAGCATCGACCTGGGCAAGATGCTGGGCCGCAAGGCCGGCGTGGTGGACAAACTGACCGGCGGAGTGGCCTATCTGTTCAAGAAGAACAAGATCACCTCCTTCTTCGGCCTGGGCAAGCTGGTTCGGCAGGACGGCGACGGCTGGATCGTGGACGCGGCCGGAACTGAAGTGCGGGCGAAGCATGTGATCGTGGCGACCGGCTCCAGCCCCCGCGAACTGCCGCTGGCCCCCTTCGGCGGGCATGTGGTGGAGAACAGCGGCGCCCTGGAGTTCACGCAGGTGCCGCAGAAGCTGGGCGTGATCGGCGCGGGCGTGATCGGCGTGGAGCTGGGCTCGGTGTGGCGCCGCCTGGGCGCCCAGGTCACGGTGCTCGAAGCCCTGCCCGGCTTCCTGATGGCCACCGACGACGCCGTGGCGAAAGAAGCCCTCAAGCAGTTCCAGAAGCAGGGCCTGGAGTTCCACTTCGGCGTGAATATCAGCAAGGTCGAGCAGACGGACTCCGGCGTGAGCGTGACCTACACCAAGAAGGACAAGGAAGTCACCGCGCAGTTCGACAAGCTGATCGTGTCCATCGGGCGCGTGCCGCACACCGCCGGGCTGGGTGCCGAGAACGTCGGCCTGGCGCTGGACGAGCGCGGCTTCGTCAAGGTGGACGGCCACTACCGCACCAACCTGGAGGGCATCTACGCCATCGGCGACGTGATCGGCGGCGCCATGCTGGCCCACAAGGCCGAGGAAGAGGGCGTGGCGCTGGCCGAGATGCTGGCCGGGCAGGCCGGGCATGTGAACTACGACGTCATCCCCTGGGTGATCTACACCTCGCCCGAGATCGCCTGGGCGGGACTGACCGAGAAGGGGGCCAGGGAACAGGGCCTCATGGTCAAGACCGGTCAGTTCCCCTTCAGCGCCAACGGCCGCGCCCTGGGCCACGGCGACCCGCGCGGCTTCGTGAAGGTCGTGGCCGACGCGGGAACCGACAAGCTGTTGGGCGTGCACATGGTCGGCCCCAACGTCTCCGAACTCATCGGCGAGGTCGTGGCGATCATGGAATTCGGCGGCTCCAGCGAGGACCTCGCCCGCACGGTGCACGCCCACCCCACCCTGAGTGAAGTGGTGAAGGAAGCGGCGCTGGCGGCGGATAAACGCGCGCTGCACATGTAG